In a single window of the Blastopirellula marina genome:
- the ruvB gene encoding Holliday junction branch migration DNA helicase RuvB — MLSGIRLANLSRKKVFPMGREAILQGESSPNEEDKSLRPQSISEMVGQLEVRERLKVVVDAAVKRDEPLGHILFDGPPGLGKTTFATCIPKDLGVNFQLTSGPALQAPKDLVPYLTNADEKSILFIDEIHRLPKAVEEYLYTAMEDFRIDIVLGEGTNARTINLQIKPFTLIGATTRSGMLTAPLRDRFPLREHLDFYTNEELAEIIRRNSRKLDVTIDDDASLEISKRSRGTPRVANNRLRWIRDYVTSKADGHITMQLAQDAMAMQEIDSLGLDNQDRKYLNTIIRVFAGGPAGIEAIAHTMNAAPETLADEVEPFLLRTELLVRTPRGRMVTTKSVEHIQKIMAAKGKGLMD; from the coding sequence TTGCTATCAGGCATTAGACTCGCAAATTTATCACGGAAAAAGGTTTTTCCAATGGGCAGGGAAGCGATACTGCAAGGCGAAAGCAGCCCAAACGAAGAAGACAAGAGCCTCCGCCCGCAATCCATTTCCGAAATGGTTGGCCAACTTGAAGTGCGCGAACGCCTGAAAGTGGTCGTCGATGCGGCCGTCAAACGGGACGAACCGCTCGGACATATTCTCTTCGATGGCCCCCCAGGTCTGGGCAAAACGACCTTCGCGACCTGTATCCCCAAAGATCTTGGCGTCAATTTCCAGCTAACATCCGGACCGGCGCTGCAGGCTCCCAAGGATCTGGTTCCTTACCTGACCAATGCCGACGAAAAGTCGATTCTCTTTATCGACGAAATCCATCGCCTACCCAAAGCGGTCGAAGAGTACTTGTACACGGCGATGGAAGATTTCCGAATCGATATCGTTCTCGGTGAAGGGACCAATGCGCGGACAATCAATTTGCAAATCAAACCGTTTACGTTGATCGGAGCGACAACCCGTAGCGGGATGCTGACCGCTCCACTGCGAGATCGCTTCCCGCTTCGCGAGCACCTCGACTTTTATACCAACGAAGAACTCGCCGAGATCATTCGACGAAATTCCCGTAAACTGGACGTCACCATCGACGATGATGCATCGCTCGAGATCTCGAAGCGAAGCCGTGGTACGCCACGCGTAGCGAACAATCGCTTGCGATGGATCCGCGACTACGTGACCAGCAAGGCCGACGGGCACATCACCATGCAGTTGGCTCAAGACGCGATGGCGATGCAGGAAATCGATTCTCTTGGGCTCGACAACCAAGATCGCAAATACTTAAACACGATCATCCGCGTCTTCGCCGGTGGGCCGGCCGGCATCGAGGCTATCGCCCATACGATGAATGCTGCCCCTGAAACTCTGGCAGACGAAGTCGAGCCGTTCCTGTTGCGCACCGAACTTCTCGTTCGTACGCCTCGGGGCCGCATGGTGACGACCAAATCGGTCGAACACATTCAAAAGATTATGGCCGCCAAGGGCAAAGGGCTCATGGACTAG
- a CDS encoding transglutaminase-like domain-containing protein, whose product MANAQTTSRIQWLTLTSAVVGVTAANMTIFDKLSIPFALGISAGWGLGIGLLFVLISRFNHDDRTSTNSYFSPIVQATIMCIALAIPVVRVFGIGSDERIDALLMESLRNLCATSAIFTFDPIRRRATLFIGLLLVMFSFTLESSLVVTICTLAQLVIVVFWLTSNDSVPWETGNNRKSIHWKPDFIATYSLLVFTGFAVMFFVYTDQERTVDKSLDHLARQKQRRVRPEFSFQREEEEEIAIDHATNKKHGEDAEGSSQGEEEAKRRAHREQFREFSTVRSAPNENQDFEKLFSLATNQVKHIPSTHYEQFNGKQWLAHRKSQLPAMTAQIADQQGLSKLLNSDDLDYSKITQTLDVTDENFLEQARTVLLKAMADQGAGTLKPDLIKISPSDLQRLMQSHPEWSNEASLVVTHYELQALAQQMKSDPQLLWKFLATTGGNEHHPSSVLSRLKQWREAQDGPFLPEELAELVRKWTDDTDPGWQEIMGIVNGLRNHATHDPQAIVPAGEQDSVYYFLVESKRGPDYLFASSAVILLRSLGYPTRLVGGYYANENKRSWLSGNITIDEDDVHYWAQVKLDDRVWVDIEPTPGFEVPSAEAPEQKGILITVWNFLADQGARIAAALICLLVLTRLTIRPLKSLCYYLIWRFWPWQSPRQIVRRTQLLLKIRLKAAGLTSQSGQSFASSVLRLDPQQDCLQRYHRLGQQAIYHDASTSNPTLLQDLRQVSREVIAWATPRRLKNAVHTLDSES is encoded by the coding sequence ATGGCTAATGCCCAGACAACGTCGCGTATCCAATGGCTTACTCTGACCTCCGCGGTCGTCGGAGTCACTGCCGCCAACATGACGATTTTCGACAAGTTGAGTATTCCATTTGCCTTGGGTATCAGCGCCGGCTGGGGTTTGGGGATTGGGTTGCTATTCGTGTTGATAAGTCGCTTCAACCACGATGACAGAACTTCAACCAACTCCTATTTCTCACCGATCGTCCAAGCAACCATCATGTGCATTGCACTTGCGATTCCGGTTGTTCGTGTCTTTGGAATCGGGTCCGACGAGCGTATCGACGCTCTACTGATGGAATCACTGCGAAATCTGTGCGCGACCTCTGCGATTTTCACGTTCGATCCGATTCGGCGTCGGGCAACGTTGTTCATCGGACTACTGCTTGTCATGTTCTCGTTCACGCTGGAAAGCTCATTGGTGGTCACGATCTGTACGCTGGCTCAGCTCGTCATCGTGGTATTCTGGTTAACTTCCAACGATTCGGTGCCTTGGGAAACCGGTAACAATCGAAAGTCCATCCACTGGAAACCTGACTTCATTGCCACGTATTCCTTGCTGGTTTTCACCGGTTTTGCGGTCATGTTTTTCGTTTACACAGATCAAGAGAGAACCGTTGACAAGTCGTTGGACCACCTCGCACGGCAGAAGCAGCGCCGTGTGAGGCCCGAGTTTTCGTTTCAAAGGGAAGAAGAAGAAGAGATTGCAATCGACCATGCAACCAACAAGAAGCATGGCGAAGACGCAGAGGGAAGCAGCCAAGGCGAAGAGGAGGCCAAGCGGCGCGCACACCGAGAGCAGTTCCGCGAATTCTCGACGGTCCGCAGTGCCCCCAACGAAAACCAAGATTTTGAAAAACTATTCAGCTTGGCTACCAACCAAGTCAAACACATTCCTTCCACGCACTATGAACAGTTCAACGGCAAGCAGTGGCTTGCCCACAGGAAGTCACAATTGCCTGCCATGACGGCTCAAATCGCCGATCAGCAAGGCTTGTCGAAACTGCTCAATTCCGATGATCTCGACTACTCTAAGATTACACAAACGCTGGATGTCACCGACGAAAACTTCCTAGAGCAAGCCCGCACGGTATTACTCAAAGCCATGGCCGACCAGGGAGCCGGCACGCTAAAACCAGACTTGATCAAAATCTCTCCGTCCGATTTGCAGCGGTTGATGCAGAGCCATCCCGAGTGGTCCAACGAAGCGTCCCTGGTCGTTACTCATTACGAACTTCAAGCACTTGCCCAGCAAATGAAGAGCGATCCACAATTGCTCTGGAAGTTTTTGGCTACAACTGGTGGAAATGAACACCACCCGTCGAGTGTCCTATCGAGGTTAAAGCAATGGCGTGAAGCACAAGATGGACCATTCCTTCCAGAAGAGTTAGCCGAGCTCGTCCGAAAATGGACCGATGACACCGACCCAGGCTGGCAGGAAATCATGGGGATCGTTAACGGGCTCCGCAATCACGCGACGCATGATCCCCAAGCAATCGTACCCGCAGGCGAACAAGACTCTGTCTACTACTTTCTTGTCGAATCGAAACGTGGCCCCGACTATCTCTTTGCCTCGTCCGCAGTCATTCTCTTGCGTTCTCTCGGCTATCCGACTCGCCTGGTAGGTGGCTATTACGCGAACGAGAATAAACGCTCTTGGCTATCGGGCAATATTACGATTGATGAAGACGACGTCCACTACTGGGCTCAGGTCAAACTCGATGATCGGGTTTGGGTTGATATCGAACCAACCCCTGGCTTCGAAGTCCCCTCGGCAGAAGCCCCAGAGCAAAAGGGCATTCTAATAACAGTATGGAATTTTCTGGCGGATCAGGGAGCGCGTATCGCTGCTGCTCTGATTTGCCTGCTGGTACTTACGCGGCTGACGATCCGTCCGCTTAAAAGCCTCTGCTACTATCTGATATGGCGATTCTGGCCGTGGCAGAGTCCCCGGCAAATCGTCCGCCGGACACAGCTTCTGCTCAAAATCCGTTTGAAAGCAGCTGGCCTGACTTCCCAGTCAGGTCAGTCATTTGCCAGTAGCGTTCTACGTCTCGATCCCCAACAAGATTGTTTGCAGAGATACCACAGACTCGGTCAACAAGCAATTTATCACGATGCCTCGACCTCTAACCCGACCCTGCTTCAAGATCTTCGACAAGTTTCACGAGAAGTGATCGCTTGGGCGACACCACGTCGACTAAAGAATGCCGTCCACACGTTGGATTCCGAAAGCTAA
- a CDS encoding DUF58 domain-containing protein, giving the protein MNSLPSTTSTISSKHQSSHRMGWVLACVIGASIMCGVVWHGRAFIITGTLLLIVVAGILLPYLSIQKLLAKITPLQHRGRVGQGMPVRFQVENQNWWPWGTTIIQLSECPSAILPKEKLREHMMPRIERNGTCDEVVSLVPISRGLFPDDIGTLVTRFPFGIFTARKTFSISSQSIVWPEIVPLASRISDARYGGYESSATSARHWGDEGDIAGPRPYRPGESLRRVHWRHTAHRGDLIVCERESTTSKRLLIRLDLEMPNREDVQTTEAYEAAISIAASLIMQAVAENWHVDFELSGHRTWEGINPNGISPVFDFLATFDLNDQSRQVDRTVSPRQSTVRSVLVTQRTLNDGYPNGRHDEILCTSPIEPSIDVNRRCLWLPPHSDWRNTLQQTGSILDG; this is encoded by the coding sequence ATGAACTCACTCCCTTCGACAACCTCCACGATCTCTAGCAAGCACCAATCCTCGCATCGAATGGGCTGGGTACTCGCTTGCGTGATTGGCGCGTCGATTATGTGCGGTGTCGTCTGGCATGGTCGTGCGTTCATCATAACCGGAACGCTACTGCTGATTGTCGTCGCCGGGATCCTTCTACCTTACCTTTCGATTCAAAAGCTGCTGGCCAAGATCACCCCGCTGCAACATCGCGGACGCGTAGGGCAGGGGATGCCGGTTCGGTTTCAAGTCGAGAACCAGAATTGGTGGCCATGGGGGACGACGATCATCCAACTGAGCGAATGCCCTTCGGCGATACTTCCCAAGGAGAAACTGCGCGAACACATGATGCCGCGCATCGAGCGAAATGGGACTTGCGACGAAGTTGTCTCGCTTGTGCCCATTTCACGCGGTCTGTTTCCCGATGATATTGGCACACTCGTCACTCGTTTTCCCTTTGGGATATTTACTGCAAGAAAGACGTTTTCTATCTCGAGCCAATCCATTGTTTGGCCTGAGATCGTCCCTCTTGCCAGTCGTATCAGCGACGCTCGCTACGGTGGCTATGAAAGCTCGGCCACCAGTGCCAGGCACTGGGGAGATGAAGGAGACATTGCCGGACCGCGACCCTACCGACCTGGCGAATCTCTACGCCGTGTTCATTGGCGGCACACCGCCCACCGTGGCGATTTGATAGTTTGCGAACGGGAATCGACGACTTCCAAGCGTCTACTTATACGACTCGACCTTGAAATGCCCAATCGGGAAGACGTGCAGACCACCGAGGCATACGAAGCTGCGATTAGCATCGCTGCGAGCCTCATAATGCAGGCTGTTGCAGAAAACTGGCATGTCGATTTTGAATTATCCGGACACCGCACCTGGGAAGGTATCAACCCAAATGGAATTTCGCCGGTGTTCGATTTCCTTGCGACATTTGACTTGAATGATCAGTCACGGCAAGTCGACCGCACGGTATCGCCTCGGCAAAGTACTGTACGTTCCGTACTGGTTACCCAGCGAACACTTAACGATGGCTATCCTAACGGCAGACACGATGAAATCTTGTGCACCAGCCCCATCGAGCCGTCTATAGACGTCAACCGCCGCTGCCTGTGGCTTCCCCCACATAGTGACTGGCGCAACACGCTTCAACAAACGGGATCGATACTCGATGGCTAA
- a CDS encoding TROVE domain-containing protein — protein MANKLLFGSTKSHRPHANARNAAGGAAYVLPAKHALAQLATTGCLSGTFYATGQQQLDEVVKLVEQVDDNQFLAKLAIYARQRGMMKDMPAALLVMLSVRDTELTHQVFDRVVDNGRMLRNVFQMVRSGRFGRKGLSSSLKRAFERWLNNASTLKLLSASIGNDPSLRDVLRMARPKPTNNERRALFGWLTEKPVPQWAPATLHDLPEEVRQLNSFREAKKGSEQARIVRDLSLRWDLLADTAQDAHAWKAIAKQMGPQALRMNLNTLLRQGVLRSESGKPDAEMVALIAKRLSDEREIKRSKQFPYQFLAAYKHASNDVPQAIKSALHRAAEIACGNIPQLSGPVLIGLDVSGSMHSPVTGYRGRGATTTMRCVDVAALFAASILRRNPDSVVVPFDTVAYDAKFDPNDSILSLSDRLARYGGGGTDCSIPLQTANGRYAHRQFAGVILLSDNESWITKNRPYGYGRYGQTGMMSEWQKFVSNQMKLGGHEITSPKLVCIDLQPNTTTQAPERADILNVGGFSDAVFQVVASFLEDDGSRFVAEIDAIKMTE, from the coding sequence ATGGCTAACAAGCTGTTGTTCGGTTCTACCAAGTCTCATCGTCCGCACGCCAACGCGCGAAACGCTGCCGGAGGTGCCGCCTATGTGCTGCCTGCGAAGCACGCGCTCGCTCAACTGGCAACGACCGGATGTTTAAGCGGAACGTTCTACGCAACCGGCCAGCAGCAACTGGACGAGGTGGTGAAGCTTGTGGAACAGGTCGACGACAATCAGTTCCTTGCCAAGCTGGCCATCTACGCACGGCAGCGCGGAATGATGAAGGATATGCCGGCCGCACTACTGGTAATGCTATCGGTTCGCGATACCGAGCTTACGCATCAGGTGTTCGACCGCGTGGTCGATAACGGCCGCATGCTGCGCAATGTGTTCCAGATGGTTCGTAGCGGACGCTTTGGCCGCAAGGGATTGTCTTCCAGCTTGAAGCGGGCCTTCGAGCGTTGGTTGAACAATGCCTCGACACTTAAGCTATTGTCCGCTTCCATCGGCAACGACCCTTCGCTGCGCGACGTACTGCGGATGGCGCGGCCGAAGCCGACCAACAACGAACGTCGTGCTCTATTCGGTTGGCTGACTGAAAAGCCAGTGCCGCAGTGGGCTCCGGCTACGCTGCATGACTTGCCGGAAGAAGTGCGCCAACTGAATTCCTTCCGCGAAGCGAAGAAGGGTTCCGAGCAGGCCCGGATCGTACGCGACTTGTCGCTGCGGTGGGACCTGTTGGCCGATACTGCCCAGGATGCACATGCCTGGAAGGCGATTGCCAAACAGATGGGTCCACAGGCACTGCGGATGAACTTGAACACGCTACTACGTCAGGGTGTTCTGCGTAGCGAATCAGGTAAGCCAGATGCAGAAATGGTTGCCTTGATCGCGAAGCGGTTGTCCGATGAGCGTGAGATCAAGCGTTCGAAGCAGTTCCCGTACCAGTTCCTGGCCGCCTACAAGCATGCCTCGAATGACGTTCCTCAAGCGATCAAGTCTGCGCTACACCGCGCGGCCGAGATTGCGTGCGGAAACATTCCACAACTGTCTGGTCCGGTACTGATCGGTCTGGACGTGTCTGGATCGATGCATAGTCCGGTTACCGGCTACCGCGGTCGCGGCGCGACCACCACGATGCGTTGTGTCGACGTGGCGGCGTTATTCGCGGCGTCGATCCTGCGACGTAACCCAGACAGTGTGGTCGTGCCGTTCGATACTGTCGCATACGATGCGAAGTTCGATCCTAACGATTCGATCCTAAGCTTGTCCGATCGGTTGGCACGCTACGGCGGTGGTGGAACCGACTGTTCGATTCCGCTGCAAACGGCGAACGGACGGTACGCACATCGGCAATTCGCCGGCGTGATCCTGTTGAGTGATAACGAAAGCTGGATCACCAAGAATCGCCCATATGGATACGGACGCTACGGCCAGACGGGCATGATGAGTGAGTGGCAGAAGTTTGTGAGCAACCAGATGAAGCTTGGTGGTCATGAGATCACTTCGCCCAAGTTGGTGTGTATCGACTTGCAGCCGAACACCACGACCCAGGCTCCGGAGCGGGCCGATATCCTGAATGTGGGTGGATTCAGCGACGCGGTCTTCCAAGTCGTGGCATCCTTCCTCGAGGACGACGGAAGTCGGTTCGTGGCGGAAATTGACGCCATTAAAATGACTGAATAA
- a CDS encoding TspO/MBR family protein — protein sequence MDSATNQPEVTPFWQSALGLVGWIILCFTAAGVGSSFTLPQIETWYAELNKPSFNPPNWIFGPVWSTLYLMMAVAVWLIWKNAGWVNAPHSLGMWCFQLLLNTTWSVIFFGLENPKLAAVEITVLWISILIVVVMFWRHDRQASLLMVPYLLWVSFAAVLNFSIVALN from the coding sequence ATGGATTCCGCAACGAATCAACCCGAAGTAACGCCCTTCTGGCAAAGTGCTCTGGGGCTAGTAGGGTGGATCATCCTTTGTTTTACGGCAGCGGGTGTTGGCTCATCATTTACCTTGCCGCAGATCGAAACCTGGTATGCAGAACTCAATAAACCATCGTTCAATCCACCAAATTGGATCTTTGGCCCTGTTTGGTCGACGCTTTACTTGATGATGGCGGTCGCCGTTTGGTTGATCTGGAAGAACGCAGGCTGGGTAAATGCCCCTCACTCGCTGGGGATGTGGTGCTTTCAACTGCTTTTGAACACGACCTGGTCTGTCATTTTTTTCGGGCTTGAAAACCCGAAGCTGGCAGCCGTCGAGATCACTGTACTTTGGATTTCGATTCTGATTGTCGTGGTCATGTTCTGGCGTCACGACCGTCAGGCTTCGCTATTGATGGTCCCTTACCTGCTTTGGGTATCGTTCGCCGCAGTGCTGAACTTCTCGATCGTTGCACTCAATTGA
- a CDS encoding ZIP family metal transporter, with protein sequence MPLGAIIASIEHIHRDWLEQEFRHSVMAFGGGALFSAVALVLVPEGTEELPAHFSVLWIVLGGLIFCGLDILLARYHSPTTQLVAMLSDFIPEALALGATFSAGGKSGPLLAILIALQNLPEGFNAYREMNQGPGISGVRIVVVFGVLALLGPIAGLGGFLLLAQFPAVVAAIKLVASGGILFLVFQDIAPQARLEKAWAPALGAVLGFALGVLGHELLP encoded by the coding sequence ATGCCGCTCGGAGCGATCATCGCGAGCATCGAACACATCCACCGCGACTGGCTTGAACAGGAGTTCCGGCATAGCGTGATGGCATTTGGCGGCGGTGCTTTGTTTTCCGCTGTGGCATTGGTTTTAGTGCCGGAGGGCACAGAAGAACTCCCTGCTCATTTTTCTGTGCTATGGATTGTCCTAGGTGGGTTAATCTTTTGCGGGCTCGATATCCTTTTGGCACGATACCATAGCCCGACGACGCAGCTCGTTGCGATGTTGTCCGATTTCATCCCAGAAGCCCTGGCTCTGGGAGCAACCTTTAGTGCCGGCGGAAAGTCTGGCCCGCTGCTAGCCATTTTGATTGCCCTGCAAAATCTTCCCGAAGGGTTTAATGCCTATCGCGAAATGAATCAGGGGCCCGGGATTTCTGGTGTCAGAATTGTCGTGGTGTTTGGTGTACTAGCACTACTGGGACCGATTGCGGGGCTTGGCGGGTTTCTTCTTCTTGCACAGTTTCCCGCCGTGGTCGCGGCGATCAAACTGGTGGCCAGCGGAGGTATTCTGTTCTTGGTCTTTCAAGATATCGCTCCCCAGGCACGTCTCGAAAAAGCCTGGGCACCAGCACTCGGGGCCGTGCTTGGGTTTGCACTAGGTGTGCTCGGTCACGAACTGCTTCCGTGA
- a CDS encoding AAA family ATPase — protein sequence MTSTNDLNCPTISTEFDSEAILGRLRDHLNEHLRGKAEIVQLVLACLLARGNLLIEDLPGLGKTTLAKALSEAIGGRFSRIQCTPDLLPGDVTGFNIFNQQTSQFEFHEGPVFADVVLADEINRATPRTQSALLEAMAEHQVTIDNHTYRLSDTFFVIATQNPEELHGTFPLPEAQLDRFSMKISIGAPDRQSLMQLMKSRRGVLEGFHASEEPILNRPQLLTLQQQTAEVETGEMLLEYVADLAEAFSANSKFTGHVSPRGIMQWLRCSQAWAYLQGRQFVTADDVQHVAVPVISARSTGGSVQSRQLINDLIAEVNVPF from the coding sequence ATGACTTCCACCAACGATCTTAACTGCCCGACAATCTCGACGGAATTTGATTCCGAAGCAATTCTGGGCCGTCTACGAGATCACCTCAACGAGCACTTGCGTGGCAAAGCGGAAATTGTGCAACTTGTGCTCGCCTGTCTACTTGCCCGTGGAAATCTATTAATTGAAGATCTGCCAGGTCTGGGGAAGACCACCCTGGCCAAGGCCCTATCGGAAGCAATTGGTGGGCGTTTCTCGCGAATTCAATGCACACCAGACCTGCTGCCAGGCGATGTGACGGGCTTCAACATCTTCAACCAGCAAACCTCGCAATTCGAGTTTCACGAAGGCCCCGTCTTTGCCGATGTCGTCTTGGCCGACGAAATCAATCGCGCCACCCCCCGTACCCAAAGTGCGCTGCTGGAAGCGATGGCCGAACACCAGGTTACCATCGACAATCATACGTACCGACTATCAGATACATTCTTTGTTATCGCCACGCAGAACCCCGAAGAACTGCATGGAACTTTCCCACTGCCGGAAGCACAACTCGATCGGTTTTCCATGAAGATCAGCATCGGTGCTCCGGACCGTCAAAGCTTGATGCAACTCATGAAGTCGCGTCGAGGCGTACTAGAAGGCTTTCACGCATCCGAAGAGCCAATCCTCAACCGACCTCAGCTTTTAACCTTGCAACAACAGACGGCGGAGGTCGAAACGGGAGAAATGTTACTCGAATATGTTGCAGATCTCGCCGAAGCGTTTAGCGCTAATTCCAAATTCACCGGACACGTCAGTCCACGTGGAATCATGCAGTGGCTTCGATGCTCGCAAGCTTGGGCCTACCTGCAAGGTCGACAGTTTGTAACCGCCGACGATGTTCAACACGTCGCAGTGCCGGTGATTTCGGCCCGCTCCACCGGTGGCTCTGTCCAAAGCCGTCAATTGATCAATGACCTGATTGCGGAAGTCAACGTCCCGTTCTAG
- a CDS encoding sulfatase-like hydrolase/transferase — translation MLRFAIGFALLLVSSSPLWAVESKRPNIVVIMADDIGYECLGCYGSKAYPTPNIDRLAAEGVRFENAHSQPICTPSRVQIMTGIYNNRNYIRFGLLDPKAVTFANLMRDAGYETCIAGKWQLDGGFDGPRSFGFDHYCLWQLTRRPSRYPNPGLEIDGKEVDFKNGEFGPDVVSDYICDFIEKYQDKPFLVYYPMIAPHWPFLPTPDHADWDPTMWRDAKSEPGGYKGPKYWDAMVRYTDKMVGKVIDKLDELKLRENTLILWTGDNGTYESVVTPFHGREYRGGKGSTKDNGTHVGFVASWPGTIEQGKVAADLVDFSDVLPTVLEVAGVELPEKLEVDGVSLVPVFHGKDRSKPYIYCWYERNGVREKASQHTRDAQYKVYANGEIYDVVKDPLEKKDLADSMPVGSEPERIAMLRKALDKHDEITKASDAKQKKLQNKQSKK, via the coding sequence ATGTTAAGATTCGCCATCGGCTTTGCCCTTTTGTTGGTAAGTTCTTCTCCTCTTTGGGCAGTAGAATCAAAGCGGCCGAATATCGTGGTCATAATGGCGGACGATATCGGGTATGAGTGCCTAGGATGCTACGGGAGTAAAGCGTATCCCACGCCGAATATCGATCGCCTGGCCGCGGAAGGGGTTCGTTTCGAGAACGCTCATTCGCAGCCGATCTGTACGCCGTCGCGGGTACAGATCATGACGGGGATCTATAACAATCGAAATTACATTCGTTTCGGTCTGCTCGATCCTAAGGCGGTAACGTTCGCGAATCTTATGCGGGATGCCGGCTACGAAACGTGTATCGCCGGGAAGTGGCAACTGGATGGTGGGTTCGATGGGCCTCGTAGTTTTGGCTTCGACCATTATTGCTTGTGGCAACTGACGCGACGTCCCAGTCGCTACCCTAATCCTGGATTAGAGATCGACGGCAAAGAGGTCGACTTCAAGAACGGTGAGTTCGGCCCCGATGTCGTAAGTGACTACATCTGTGACTTCATCGAGAAATACCAAGATAAACCCTTTCTGGTTTATTACCCGATGATTGCGCCGCACTGGCCATTCCTGCCAACGCCAGATCACGCCGACTGGGACCCGACTATGTGGCGCGATGCCAAGTCGGAACCAGGTGGATACAAAGGACCGAAATACTGGGACGCGATGGTTCGGTACACCGACAAGATGGTTGGTAAGGTTATCGATAAGCTCGACGAACTGAAGTTGCGTGAGAATACATTGATCTTGTGGACCGGCGATAACGGAACCTACGAGTCGGTCGTTACCCCGTTTCATGGACGAGAATATCGTGGCGGCAAAGGAAGCACGAAGGACAACGGAACGCACGTCGGTTTCGTGGCCAGTTGGCCAGGCACCATCGAGCAAGGCAAAGTCGCCGCCGATCTGGTCGACTTCAGCGATGTATTGCCGACAGTGCTCGAAGTCGCTGGGGTTGAACTGCCCGAGAAGCTAGAAGTCGATGGAGTCAGCCTCGTCCCAGTCTTCCATGGTAAGGACCGCAGTAAGCCGTATATCTACTGCTGGTATGAACGTAATGGCGTGCGCGAGAAAGCTTCACAGCATACGCGTGACGCACAGTACAAAGTGTATGCCAACGGCGAGATTTATGACGTGGTGAAGGATCCGCTCGAAAAGAAGGACCTAGCTGACTCCATGCCCGTTGGGTCTGAACCGGAACGGATTGCGATGCTTCGGAAAGCTTTGGACAAGCATGACGAAATCACTAAGGCCTCCGATGCAAAGCAGAAGAAGTTGCAGAACAAGCAAAGCAAGAAATAA
- a CDS encoding carbonic anhydrase, producing the protein MFSSSAFDTLNQPLINRSLSRPSNSQEAQARLEVGNTAFRRWVADAYTPRYIEEEPGTHERRALLGSVIPVNQIPTQTPFAAVVGCSDARVPVRLLFGQSVNDIFEIRTAGQALGNECVGSLEDALAHLKSIKTIVVIGHSGCGPVTAAVDAYLRDGRKPILDSSGLQSIINRILPSVILADETLKRSTLSKPGHADHRRHLIEMTTTLNAAAGASRLRHFVESYGREDVSVLHGVYDIASQAVMRPLHSELTPEDRLGLATAPAEESDLEAIADQIVEAMSSASSLI; encoded by the coding sequence ATGTTTTCTAGCTCTGCATTCGATACCTTGAATCAACCGTTGATCAACCGATCACTCTCCCGTCCTTCCAATTCGCAGGAAGCTCAAGCTCGCCTGGAAGTGGGAAATACTGCTTTTCGCCGCTGGGTGGCCGATGCCTATACGCCACGTTATATAGAAGAAGAGCCTGGAACTCACGAGCGGCGAGCTCTGCTGGGTTCAGTTATTCCAGTGAACCAGATCCCCACGCAAACACCGTTTGCCGCAGTCGTCGGCTGTTCAGATGCCCGCGTACCAGTGCGACTTCTCTTTGGGCAATCGGTGAACGATATTTTTGAAATCCGCACCGCTGGCCAGGCACTCGGCAACGAGTGTGTGGGGAGCCTGGAAGATGCCTTGGCTCACCTTAAGTCCATTAAAACCATCGTCGTCATCGGACATTCAGGCTGTGGTCCCGTGACGGCGGCCGTTGACGCATATTTGCGAGACGGCCGAAAACCGATCCTCGATTCTTCCGGCTTGCAATCGATCATCAACCGTATTCTTCCCTCGGTAATCCTGGCCGATGAAACGCTCAAACGCAGCACGCTCTCGAAGCCGGGGCATGCCGATCATCGCCGCCACTTGATCGAGATGACCACTACGCTCAACGCAGCTGCAGGGGCATCCCGACTGCGTCACTTTGTCGAGAGTTATGGGCGCGAAGATGTGAGCGTCTTGCACGGAGTCTACGATATTGCATCTCAGGCTGTCATGCGTCCTCTTCACTCCGAACTGACCCCAGAAGACAGATTGGGCCTGGCGACAGCTCCGGCTGAAGAATCCGATCTCGAAGCAATCGCCGACCAAATTGTCGAAGCGATGTCCAGCGCGTCCTCGCTGATCTAA